The Coffea arabica cultivar ET-39 chromosome 9e, Coffea Arabica ET-39 HiFi, whole genome shotgun sequence genome has a window encoding:
- the LOC113710511 gene encoding urease accessory protein G isoform X2: MASQDHNFHEGHHHHHHDDPHQNPPHEDSEATSWIGPDGRKYHSHDGLAPHSHEPIYSPGYFRRRARPLSNRDFNERAFTVGIGGPVGTGKTALMLALCKFLRDKYSLAAVTNDIFTKEDGEFLIKHGALPEDRIRAVETGGCPHAAIREDISINLGPLEELSNLFKADILLCESGGDNLAANFSRELADYIIYIIDVSGGDKIPRKGGPGITQADLLVINKTDLASAVGADLSVMERDALQMRDGGPFVFAQVKHGVGVEEIVNRILGSWEAATGKQRH; this comes from the exons ATGGCTTCTCAAGACCACAATTTCCACGAGGGacatcaccaccaccaccatgaCGATCCCCACCAGAACCCTCCCCATGA GGATTCGGAAGCAACATCTTGGATAGGCCCAGATGGGAGGAAGTACCATAGCCATGACGGATTGGCACCTCATTCCCACGAACCCATTTACTCGCCTGGCTACTTTAGGCGAAGGGCACGCCCACTTTCTAACAGGGATTTCAATGAGAGAGCCTTCACTGTTGGTATTGGTGGCCCTGTTGGTACTGG GAAAACAGCTTTAATGCTGGCCCTCTGTAAGTTCTTGAGGGATAAGTACAGTCTTGCTGCT GTTACTAATGACATATTCACGAAAGAGGATGGGGAGTTTCTGATAAAGCATGGAGCACTTCCTGAAGATAGGATTCGTGCGGTAGAAACAGGAGGCTGCCCGCATGCTGCAATTCGGGAAGATATCAGCATTAATCTTGGTCCTCTTGAGGAGCTTTCTAACTTGTTCAAAGCAGACATTCTTCTTTGTGAATCTGGTGGAG ACAATCTGGCTGCCAACTTCAGCAGAGAACTGGCTGActatattatttatattattgATGTATCTGGTGGTGATAAAATACCTCGAAAAGGAGGTCCAGGCATTACACAGGCCGACCTTCTT GTAATAAACAAAACTGACCTTGCATCAGCAGTTGGAGCTGATTTATCTGTCATGGAACGTGACGCGCTGCAGATGCGGGATGGTGGGCCATTTGTCTTTGCTCAG GTCAAGCATGGTGTAGGTGTGGAGGAAATAGTCAACCGCATCCTGGGATCTTGGGAAGCAGCAACAGGAAAGCAGCGTCATTGA
- the LOC113710511 gene encoding urease accessory protein G isoform X5 yields the protein MASQDHNFHEGHHHHHHDDPHQNPPHEDSEATSWIGPDGRKYHSHDGLAPHSHEPIYSPGYFRRRARPLSNRDFNERAFTVGIGGPVGTGKTALMLALCKFLRDKYSLAAVTNDIFTKEDGEFLIKHGALPEDRIRAVETGGCPHAAIREDISINLGPLEELSNLFKADILLCESGGDNLAANFSRELADYIIYIIDVSGGDKIPRKGGPGITQADLLLELIYLSWNVTRCRCGMVGHLSLLRSSMV from the exons ATGGCTTCTCAAGACCACAATTTCCACGAGGGacatcaccaccaccaccatgaCGATCCCCACCAGAACCCTCCCCATGA GGATTCGGAAGCAACATCTTGGATAGGCCCAGATGGGAGGAAGTACCATAGCCATGACGGATTGGCACCTCATTCCCACGAACCCATTTACTCGCCTGGCTACTTTAGGCGAAGGGCACGCCCACTTTCTAACAGGGATTTCAATGAGAGAGCCTTCACTGTTGGTATTGGTGGCCCTGTTGGTACTGG GAAAACAGCTTTAATGCTGGCCCTCTGTAAGTTCTTGAGGGATAAGTACAGTCTTGCTGCT GTTACTAATGACATATTCACGAAAGAGGATGGGGAGTTTCTGATAAAGCATGGAGCACTTCCTGAAGATAGGATTCGTGCGGTAGAAACAGGAGGCTGCCCGCATGCTGCAATTCGGGAAGATATCAGCATTAATCTTGGTCCTCTTGAGGAGCTTTCTAACTTGTTCAAAGCAGACATTCTTCTTTGTGAATCTGGTGGAG ACAATCTGGCTGCCAACTTCAGCAGAGAACTGGCTGActatattatttatattattgATGTATCTGGTGGTGATAAAATACCTCGAAAAGGAGGTCCAGGCATTACACAGGCCGACCTTCTT TTGGAGCTGATTTATCTGTCATGGAACGTGACGCGCTGCAGATGCGGGATGGTGGGCCATTTGTCTTTGCTCAG GTCAAGCATGGTGTAG
- the LOC113710511 gene encoding urease accessory protein G isoform X1 has translation MASQDHNFHEGHHHHHHDDPHQNPPHEDSEATSWIGPDGRKYHSHDGLAPHSHEPIYSPGYFRRRARPLSNRDFNERAFTVGIGGPVGTGKTALMLALCKFLRDKYSLAALEDGKFMWIKSSSVTNDIFTKEDGEFLIKHGALPEDRIRAVETGGCPHAAIREDISINLGPLEELSNLFKADILLCESGGDNLAANFSRELADYIIYIIDVSGGDKIPRKGGPGITQADLLVINKTDLASAVGADLSVMERDALQMRDGGPFVFAQVKHGVGVEEIVNRILGSWEAATGKQRH, from the exons ATGGCTTCTCAAGACCACAATTTCCACGAGGGacatcaccaccaccaccatgaCGATCCCCACCAGAACCCTCCCCATGA GGATTCGGAAGCAACATCTTGGATAGGCCCAGATGGGAGGAAGTACCATAGCCATGACGGATTGGCACCTCATTCCCACGAACCCATTTACTCGCCTGGCTACTTTAGGCGAAGGGCACGCCCACTTTCTAACAGGGATTTCAATGAGAGAGCCTTCACTGTTGGTATTGGTGGCCCTGTTGGTACTGG GAAAACAGCTTTAATGCTGGCCCTCTGTAAGTTCTTGAGGGATAAGTACAGTCTTGCTGCT TTGGAGGATGGAAAATTTATGTGGATTAAGTCGTCAAGT GTTACTAATGACATATTCACGAAAGAGGATGGGGAGTTTCTGATAAAGCATGGAGCACTTCCTGAAGATAGGATTCGTGCGGTAGAAACAGGAGGCTGCCCGCATGCTGCAATTCGGGAAGATATCAGCATTAATCTTGGTCCTCTTGAGGAGCTTTCTAACTTGTTCAAAGCAGACATTCTTCTTTGTGAATCTGGTGGAG ACAATCTGGCTGCCAACTTCAGCAGAGAACTGGCTGActatattatttatattattgATGTATCTGGTGGTGATAAAATACCTCGAAAAGGAGGTCCAGGCATTACACAGGCCGACCTTCTT GTAATAAACAAAACTGACCTTGCATCAGCAGTTGGAGCTGATTTATCTGTCATGGAACGTGACGCGCTGCAGATGCGGGATGGTGGGCCATTTGTCTTTGCTCAG GTCAAGCATGGTGTAGGTGTGGAGGAAATAGTCAACCGCATCCTGGGATCTTGGGAAGCAGCAACAGGAAAGCAGCGTCATTGA
- the LOC113710511 gene encoding urease accessory protein G isoform X4: MASQDHNFHEGHHHHHHDDPHQNPPHEDSEATSWIGPDGRKYHSHDGLAPHSHEPIYSPGYFRRRARPLSNRDFNERAFTVGIGGPVGTGKTALMLALCKFLRDKYSLAALEDGKFMWIKSSSVTNDIFTKEDGEFLIKHGALPEDRIRAVETGGCPHAAIREDISINLGPLEELSNLFKADILLCESGGDNLAANFSRELADYIIYIIDVSGGDKIPRKGGPGITQADLLLELIYLSWNVTRCRCGMVGHLSLLRSSMV; the protein is encoded by the exons ATGGCTTCTCAAGACCACAATTTCCACGAGGGacatcaccaccaccaccatgaCGATCCCCACCAGAACCCTCCCCATGA GGATTCGGAAGCAACATCTTGGATAGGCCCAGATGGGAGGAAGTACCATAGCCATGACGGATTGGCACCTCATTCCCACGAACCCATTTACTCGCCTGGCTACTTTAGGCGAAGGGCACGCCCACTTTCTAACAGGGATTTCAATGAGAGAGCCTTCACTGTTGGTATTGGTGGCCCTGTTGGTACTGG GAAAACAGCTTTAATGCTGGCCCTCTGTAAGTTCTTGAGGGATAAGTACAGTCTTGCTGCT TTGGAGGATGGAAAATTTATGTGGATTAAGTCGTCAAGT GTTACTAATGACATATTCACGAAAGAGGATGGGGAGTTTCTGATAAAGCATGGAGCACTTCCTGAAGATAGGATTCGTGCGGTAGAAACAGGAGGCTGCCCGCATGCTGCAATTCGGGAAGATATCAGCATTAATCTTGGTCCTCTTGAGGAGCTTTCTAACTTGTTCAAAGCAGACATTCTTCTTTGTGAATCTGGTGGAG ACAATCTGGCTGCCAACTTCAGCAGAGAACTGGCTGActatattatttatattattgATGTATCTGGTGGTGATAAAATACCTCGAAAAGGAGGTCCAGGCATTACACAGGCCGACCTTCTT TTGGAGCTGATTTATCTGTCATGGAACGTGACGCGCTGCAGATGCGGGATGGTGGGCCATTTGTCTTTGCTCAG GTCAAGCATGGTGTAG
- the LOC113710511 gene encoding urease accessory protein G isoform X3: protein MASQDHNFHEGHHHHHHDDPHQNPPHEDSEATSWIGPDGRKYHSHDGLAPHSHEPIYSPGYFRRRARPLSNRDFNERAFTVGIGGPVGTGKTALMLALCKFLRDKYSLAALEDGKFMWIKSSSVTNDIFTKEDGEFLIKHGALPEDRIRAVETGGCPHAAIREDISINLGPLEELSNLFKADILLCESGGDNLAANFSRELADYIIYIIDVSGGDKIPRKGGPGITQADLLQLELIYLSWNVTRCRCGMVGHLSLLRSSMV from the exons ATGGCTTCTCAAGACCACAATTTCCACGAGGGacatcaccaccaccaccatgaCGATCCCCACCAGAACCCTCCCCATGA GGATTCGGAAGCAACATCTTGGATAGGCCCAGATGGGAGGAAGTACCATAGCCATGACGGATTGGCACCTCATTCCCACGAACCCATTTACTCGCCTGGCTACTTTAGGCGAAGGGCACGCCCACTTTCTAACAGGGATTTCAATGAGAGAGCCTTCACTGTTGGTATTGGTGGCCCTGTTGGTACTGG GAAAACAGCTTTAATGCTGGCCCTCTGTAAGTTCTTGAGGGATAAGTACAGTCTTGCTGCT TTGGAGGATGGAAAATTTATGTGGATTAAGTCGTCAAGT GTTACTAATGACATATTCACGAAAGAGGATGGGGAGTTTCTGATAAAGCATGGAGCACTTCCTGAAGATAGGATTCGTGCGGTAGAAACAGGAGGCTGCCCGCATGCTGCAATTCGGGAAGATATCAGCATTAATCTTGGTCCTCTTGAGGAGCTTTCTAACTTGTTCAAAGCAGACATTCTTCTTTGTGAATCTGGTGGAG ACAATCTGGCTGCCAACTTCAGCAGAGAACTGGCTGActatattatttatattattgATGTATCTGGTGGTGATAAAATACCTCGAAAAGGAGGTCCAGGCATTACACAGGCCGACCTTCTT CAGTTGGAGCTGATTTATCTGTCATGGAACGTGACGCGCTGCAGATGCGGGATGGTGGGCCATTTGTCTTTGCTCAG GTCAAGCATGGTGTAG
- the LOC113710036 gene encoding uncharacterized protein, translating into MAIRQKPDESLRNFMTRFNTESLQIRDKDENVVMAAIMNELRVEELFLKLAEKPPGDLEELLTRAHAAANAEEAARLKRESDREIEDRRGRVNPPGNKDGPAKKNVFDRLSKDKAPGQPPLPEKGYNPLTRPRAQVLAVMEVEGLVGWPPKMGTPRNKRNQDRYCAFHRDVGHDTEGCRALRKEIEDLIQRGFLGRFVQQGRPGQEPGRTYRGDRGEGQLRGRPERRDVPWDHSPDQDTQNLTGVINTIAGGPTGGDSHAARKNRRLLSEGNDSLKRLRMDEEITFGPRDAVPLASGNHEAIVIDVVTNNYRVKKVYVDQGSAVDILFYRVFKELGLEDGQLTPVRTPLVGFTGPPITPEGMITLMVTVGQAPKCRTIPVNFVVVKQQSPYNVFLGRPALNAFRAIPSSLHLSVKFSTPGGIAEVHGDPEVARTCYLAVLWGHEKVIAQTTTLEPYIPGEEARQLGTQDQIEEFPLREDRPDQVLRDGASLPPEEKEGLKALLREYAQVFAWTVEDMPGILTDLAVHHLNVDPRFKPVKQKKRSFVPERNEVIRKEVSKLLKSKIILEVY; encoded by the coding sequence ATGGCAATCAGGCAGAAGCCGGACGAGTCCCTGAGGAACTTCATGACCCGCTTCAACACGGAGAGCTTGCAGATCAGGGACAAGGATGAAAATGTGGTCATGGCCGCCATCATGAACGAGCTCAGGGTGGAAGAGCTCTTTCTCAAGCTCGCCGAGAAGCCTCCCGGAGACCTGGAAGAGCTCTTGACTAGGGCACACGCAGCCGCTAATGCGGAGGAGGCTGCTCGCCTGAAGAGAGAGTCAGATCGGGAGATCGAAGATAGGAGAGGACGGGTAAACCCGCCCGGGAATAAGGACGGCCCGGCCAAGAAGAATGTTTTCGACCGGCTCTCAAAGGATAAGGCCCCCGGTCAACCGCCGCTTCCAGAAAAAGGCTACAACCCCCTAACTCGGCCCAGAGCCCAAGTTCTGGCCGTTATGGAGGTGGAGGGCCTAGTGGGGTGGCCGCCTAAGATGGGGACACCCCGGAACAAGAGGAACCAGGACCGGTACTGTGCCTTCCACCGTGATGTCGGGCATGATACGGAGGGGTGCCGGGCCCTGCGAAAGGAGATAGAGGATCTGATCCAGCGCGGCTTCTTGGGGCGATTCGTGCAGCAAGGTCGACCAGGCCAGGAGCCTGGACGCACCTACCGCGGAGACAGGGGCGAGGGCCAGCTTCGTGGCCGCCCTGAGCGGCGTGACGTCCCTTGGGACCATTCCCCCGACCAGGACACCCAGAACTTGACAGGGGTAATAAACACAATCGCTGGGGGCCCCACGGGAGGGGACAGCCATGCGGCCCGGAAGAACAGGCGACTTCTTTCGGAGGGGAATGACTCCTTGAAGCGCCTGCGTATGGACGAAGAGATCACCTTCGGACCAAGGGACGCGGTTCCTCTGGCGTCTGGAAACCACGAGGCCATCGTGATAGACGTCGTGACCAATAACTACCGGGTGAAGAAAGTGTACGTCGACCAGGGGAGCGCGGTGGACATCCTGTTTTACCGGGTGTTCAAGGAGCTCGGATTGGAGGACGGACAGCTAACCCCGGTTCGGACACCCCTTGTGGGTTTCACCGGACCGCCCATCACTCCGGAGGGGATGATCACCCTGATGGTTACGGTAGGGCAGGCGCCCAAATGCCGGACTATCCCCGTCAACTTCGTGGTGGTCAAACAACAATCCCCGTACAACGTGTTCTTGGGACGGCCCGCCTTGAATGCCTTTCGAGCTATCCCCTCGTCTCTCCACCTCAGCGTCAAATTTTCCACCCCGGGAGGAATAGCTGAGGTGCATGGGGATCCAGAGGTGGCCAGAACTTGCTACTTGGCCGTGCTCTGGGGACATGAGAAGGTGATCGCCCAGACGACCACTTTAGAGCCTTACATCCCGGGGGAAGAGGCCCGGCAGCTGGGCACCCAGGACCAGATCGAGGAGTTCCCATTGAGAGAGGACAGGCCTGACCAGGTCCTCCGCGACGGTGCGTCGCTACCCCCCGAAGAGAAGGAGGGCTTGAAGGCCCTACTAAGGGAGTACGCCCAGGTCTTCGCGTGGACGGTGGAGGACATGCCTGGGATTCTGACTGATCTGGCCGTCCACCACCTCAACGTAGACCCCCGCTTCAAGCCAGTGAAGCAGAAGAAGAGGAGTTTCGTCCCAGAGAGGAATGAGGTGATCAGGAAGGAGGTCAGCAAGTTGTTGAAATCCAAAATCATCTTGGAGGTGTACTAA